The Flavobacteriaceae bacterium 3519-10 genome includes a window with the following:
- a CDS encoding GTP-binding protein produces the protein MSNFVDYVKIHCKSGHGGAGSAHLRREKYIPKGGPDGGDGGRGGHVIMKGNAHEWTLLPLRFTRHIKAERGHNGQKNQLTGAYGDDVYINVPIGTIAKNEEGEVIAEILEDGQEIIIMHGGKGGLGNEHFKSSTNQTPRYAQPGLPGEEGFVTFELKLLADVGLVGFPNAGKSTLLAAVSAAKPKIADYAFTTLTPNLGIVDYRNYKSFVMADIPGIIEGAAEGKGLGHRFLRHIERNSILLFLIPADAEDYFQEFKILENELKEFNPELLDKDFILSISKADMLDEELKKEISKKFPENRQPIFFSSVTQEGLMELKDAIWKKLHG, from the coding sequence ATGTCGAATTTCGTTGATTACGTAAAAATCCACTGTAAAAGTGGTCATGGCGGTGCAGGTTCTGCGCATCTTCGCCGTGAAAAATATATTCCGAAAGGCGGTCCCGACGGTGGCGATGGCGGCCGTGGTGGCCACGTGATTATGAAAGGAAACGCCCACGAATGGACGCTTCTTCCGCTGCGTTTTACGCGTCACATAAAAGCGGAGCGCGGGCACAACGGCCAGAAAAACCAACTTACCGGCGCCTATGGCGACGACGTTTATATCAATGTGCCGATTGGTACCATTGCAAAAAATGAAGAAGGCGAAGTGATTGCCGAAATCCTTGAAGACGGACAGGAAATCATCATTATGCATGGTGGAAAAGGCGGATTGGGTAACGAGCATTTTAAATCTTCTACCAACCAGACTCCGCGTTATGCGCAGCCGGGACTTCCCGGTGAAGAAGGTTTTGTGACTTTTGAGTTGAAACTTTTAGCTGATGTAGGTCTTGTAGGCTTTCCAAATGCAGGTAAATCCACACTTTTGGCGGCGGTTTCGGCGGCTAAACCAAAAATTGCAGATTACGCCTTTACCACACTCACTCCAAACCTCGGAATTGTAGATTACCGGAATTACAAATCATTTGTGATGGCGGATATCCCGGGAATTATAGAAGGAGCAGCAGAAGGCAAAGGCCTCGGACACCGTTTCCTCAGACATATTGAGCGAAACTCGATCCTTTTGTTTTTAATTCCGGCTGACGCGGAAGATTATTTTCAGGAATTTAAAATCCTTGAAAACGAACTTAAAGAATTCAACCCTGAACTTTTGGATAAAGATTTCATCCTATCCATTTCCAAAGCCGATATGCTGGATGAAGAACTGAAAAAGGAAATATCAAAAAAATTCCCCGAAAACCGACAACCCATTTTCTTCTCTTCAGTCACCCAAGAAGGTCTGATGGAACTGAAAGACGCCATCTGGAAGAAGTTACATGGTTAA
- a CDS encoding Adenylate kinase, with protein MINIVLFGPPGSGKGTQAQHLIEKYNLKQISTGDLFRFNMKNDTALGKMAKSFIDKGHLVPDEVTTEMLIDEVKKTTGTNGFIFDGYPRTVNQTEALEEIVKTELGTEISVCLSLIVDDEILVERLLKRGQTSGRTDDSNEEIIRNRIKEYYAKTAEVAELYKQQGKYVEVNGVGEIDEISAKLFAEVEKLK; from the coding sequence ATGATAAACATCGTTCTCTTCGGTCCTCCGGGCAGTGGAAAAGGCACACAGGCACAGCATTTAATCGAGAAATATAATTTAAAGCAGATTTCAACAGGCGATCTTTTCCGCTTCAATATGAAAAACGATACCGCACTCGGAAAGATGGCGAAATCTTTTATAGACAAAGGACATTTGGTGCCGGACGAAGTGACGACGGAAATGCTGATTGATGAAGTGAAGAAAACAACCGGTACAAACGGTTTTATTTTCGATGGCTATCCGCGAACTGTAAATCAGACGGAAGCACTTGAGGAAATTGTGAAAACTGAGTTGGGTACTGAGATTTCAGTCTGCCTTTCTCTTATTGTAGATGATGAGATCCTGGTTGAAAGACTTTTGAAAAGAGGCCAGACCAGCGGAAGAACCGATGATTCTAACGAAGAAATCATCCGAAACCGCATCAAAGAATATTACGCAAAAACCGCAGAAGTTGCGGAACTGTACAAACAGCAGGGCAAATACGTCGAAGTAAACGGCGTTGGGGAAATTGATGAAATTTCTGCCAAACTCTTTGCTGAAGTTGAAAAACTTAAGTAA
- a CDS encoding Hypoxanthine-guanine phosphoribosyltransferase, translating into MLKYMESIHIHDKTFIPYLRDAEIQEIVKATALKIYEDYKDETPIFVGVLNGVIMFFSDLLKHYPGKCEIAFIQMSSYSGTQSTGIVYQKMELTKDIRDRHIILVEDIVDTGNTVESLFKYFTETQRPKSVKLASFLLKPDVYKKDFKLDYIGKEIPNKFVLGYGLDYDELGRNLKDLYQLEEGRINE; encoded by the coding sequence TTGCTAAAATATATGGAGTCTATACACATTCACGACAAAACCTTTATCCCATACCTTAGGGACGCAGAAATTCAGGAAATCGTAAAAGCAACAGCACTGAAAATTTATGAAGATTACAAAGATGAGACTCCCATTTTCGTGGGTGTGCTTAATGGTGTAATTATGTTTTTTTCAGATTTGCTTAAACATTATCCGGGGAAATGCGAAATTGCTTTTATCCAGATGAGTTCTTACTCCGGTACGCAGTCTACAGGTATTGTTTACCAGAAAATGGAGCTTACGAAGGACATCAGAGACCGCCACATCATTTTGGTTGAAGACATCGTGGATACCGGAAATACTGTTGAAAGTCTTTTCAAATATTTCACCGAAACCCAGCGTCCTAAATCGGTTAAACTGGCTTCATTCCTTTTAAAACCGGATGTTTATAAAAAAGATTTCAAGTTAGATTATATCGGCAAGGAGATTCCGAACAAATTTGTACTGGGCTACGGGCTGGATTATGATGAACTTGGCCGGAATCTTAAAGACCTCTATCAGCTAGAAGAAGGCCGGATTAATGAATAA
- a CDS encoding Adenylosuccinate synthetase encodes MSTYVVVGLQYGDEGKGKITDVLSAKSDYVVRFQGGDNAGHTVYAGEEKFVLHLLPSGVLQCKGKCIIANGVVVNPKAFLKEIGQIEEKGMRTDHVFISRRAHVIMPYHILLDTYREEETGGTFIGTTKKGIGPCYEDKIARVGIRMVDLLNPDVLAEKIRKNLKIKNSLFEKYFEKPTLEFDQIYNEFLELGEKLKDRIVDTEVELNEAIRDGKNILFEGAQAAMLDIDFGTYPFVTSSSPTTGGVCSGAGVPPTSLKNLIGVAKAYTTRVGEGPFPTELNDDLGEKIRKIGFEFGATTGRPRRTGWLDLVSLKHATMINGINNLVITKLDVLSGISPLKIATKYKTEDGKIIDYFTSSTTKLYNYEPVYEELEGWEEDITHARTYDELPQNAKKYIEFIENYLGINVYLVSVGPERSQNIIRKELF; translated from the coding sequence ATGTCAACTTATGTGGTTGTAGGCCTTCAGTATGGTGATGAAGGAAAAGGGAAAATCACTGACGTACTGTCGGCAAAGTCCGATTACGTGGTGCGCTTTCAGGGCGGCGACAATGCCGGACATACCGTGTACGCAGGTGAAGAGAAATTTGTACTCCATTTATTGCCCTCCGGCGTATTGCAGTGCAAAGGCAAATGCATCATCGCCAACGGAGTAGTGGTGAATCCTAAAGCTTTCCTCAAAGAAATAGGCCAGATTGAAGAAAAAGGCATGCGTACAGACCATGTTTTTATCAGCCGCAGAGCGCACGTCATCATGCCTTACCATATTTTGCTCGATACGTACCGCGAAGAAGAAACCGGCGGAACCTTCATCGGAACTACTAAAAAAGGAATCGGTCCGTGCTACGAAGATAAAATAGCAAGAGTTGGGATCAGGATGGTAGATTTGCTGAACCCAGATGTTTTAGCTGAAAAAATCAGGAAAAATCTAAAGATTAAGAATTCGCTTTTTGAAAAATATTTCGAAAAACCTACTTTGGAGTTCGACCAGATTTATAATGAATTTCTTGAGCTGGGTGAAAAACTTAAAGACCGGATCGTCGATACAGAAGTGGAGCTCAACGAAGCCATCCGCGACGGCAAGAATATTCTGTTCGAAGGTGCACAGGCCGCAATGCTTGATATTGATTTCGGGACTTATCCGTTCGTTACTTCATCGTCACCCACAACAGGCGGCGTTTGTTCAGGTGCCGGTGTGCCGCCAACGAGTCTGAAAAATTTAATCGGAGTTGCAAAAGCGTACACAACCCGCGTCGGCGAAGGACCGTTTCCAACAGAACTTAATGATGATTTGGGCGAAAAGATCCGCAAGATCGGTTTTGAATTTGGAGCCACCACCGGAAGGCCACGCAGAACGGGTTGGCTGGATCTGGTTTCGCTGAAGCATGCGACAATGATCAACGGGATCAATAATCTGGTGATCACGAAGCTTGATGTGCTTTCAGGTATTTCACCTTTAAAGATCGCCACAAAATATAAAACGGAAGACGGTAAAATAATCGATTATTTCACCTCTTCTACCACGAAGCTGTACAATTACGAACCGGTATATGAGGAGCTCGAAGGTTGGGAAGAAGATATTACCCACGCCCGGACTTACGACGAGCTGCCTCAAAACGCGAAAAAATACATCGAGTTTATCGAAAATTATCTTGGTATCAATGTTTATCTGGTTTCAGTAGGACCGGAAAGAAGCCAGAATATCATTCGGAAAGAACTTTTTTAA
- a CDS encoding putative phage-related protein (hydrolase), which translates to MITLKVKAKAPAVYTLCEMLSKLGYPVKISDSFTAEVDAAVKDFQKKNALVVDGVVGMKTWQVLMDKSSKIFKTNNLFLSEQDLKDFAKSFNLELAAVKAVNEVESSGKGFLINGKPKILFEGHCFWQQLRKSGINPEKLLNTTNRNVLYPKWTKSFYVGGAKEYDRLNQAIAISIDPKVKEAALAACSWGSFQIMGYHAKSLGYPSVQNFVDHMHLHEREHLLAFGKFLEVNKIMADLRSKNWAKVALKYNGAGYKKNQYDEKLKKAYEKYS; encoded by the coding sequence ATGATTACTTTAAAAGTAAAAGCAAAAGCCCCAGCGGTTTACACGCTATGCGAGATGCTCAGCAAACTTGGCTATCCTGTTAAGATCTCAGATTCGTTCACCGCAGAGGTTGATGCCGCGGTGAAAGATTTTCAAAAGAAAAATGCGCTCGTCGTCGACGGTGTTGTCGGTATGAAGACCTGGCAGGTTCTGATGGACAAAAGTTCAAAAATATTTAAAACAAACAACCTGTTTCTCAGTGAGCAGGACCTTAAAGATTTTGCTAAAAGCTTCAACCTTGAACTGGCGGCCGTGAAAGCCGTGAATGAAGTTGAAAGCAGCGGTAAAGGTTTCCTGATCAACGGCAAACCCAAAATTCTTTTCGAAGGACACTGTTTCTGGCAGCAGCTTAGGAAAAGTGGGATTAATCCGGAGAAACTTTTAAACACCACGAACCGGAATGTGCTGTATCCAAAATGGACAAAATCTTTTTATGTGGGCGGCGCCAAAGAGTACGACCGGCTGAACCAGGCAATCGCTATCAGCATCGACCCGAAAGTGAAAGAAGCGGCGCTGGCTGCATGCTCATGGGGAAGCTTCCAGATCATGGGTTATCACGCAAAAAGCCTGGGATACCCGTCGGTTCAGAACTTCGTGGATCACATGCATCTTCATGAACGCGAACACCTGCTTGCATTCGGAAAATTTCTGGAAGTAAATAAAATTATGGCAGACCTCCGAAGTAAAAACTGGGCAAAAGTGGCGCTCAAGTACAACGGCGCAGGCTACAAAAAGAATCAGTACGATGAAAAACTGAAAAAAGCGTACGAAAAATACAGCTGA
- a CDS encoding TonB family protein gives MKNLSTSSQEFRFNEILFENRNKSYGAYVLRNEEGKTMQKALFIGLSLLAAVSIAPLLLSTLGAAEEIPQPVPPEHVLKNVDRPEALPPVATPVMPPRSPETTVSIEMPTPAVNPPVETPPASLTQIKDANIGTENVIGEPASQTYTPPVSTSGTAAPTQPVPPVSVNNDPVSVVDVEAGFVGGINTFRTKVVQNFGTDQFEDAAGLMQTTVTFIVEKDGTISNIKANGKNAQFNAEAEKTVKKVKGKWSPAKLRGENVRSYFKFPISMQFE, from the coding sequence ATGAAAAATCTATCCACATCATCTCAGGAATTCCGGTTTAACGAAATTTTATTTGAAAACCGAAACAAAAGTTACGGTGCCTACGTGCTCCGGAATGAAGAAGGAAAAACCATGCAAAAAGCTTTATTCATCGGTTTGTCCTTACTTGCTGCAGTAAGCATAGCTCCACTTTTGCTTAGTACGCTAGGCGCCGCAGAAGAAATACCGCAGCCCGTACCTCCGGAGCACGTGCTGAAGAACGTCGACAGACCTGAGGCGCTGCCCCCGGTTGCAACTCCGGTTATGCCGCCTAGAAGCCCCGAAACTACTGTGAGCATCGAAATGCCGACGCCTGCGGTTAATCCGCCGGTAGAGACGCCGCCCGCATCGTTAACGCAGATAAAAGATGCAAACATCGGTACAGAAAACGTGATTGGCGAACCTGCATCGCAGACTTATACGCCGCCGGTTTCCACGTCTGGCACAGCAGCGCCGACCCAGCCGGTTCCACCGGTTTCTGTTAACAACGATCCCGTGTCGGTTGTGGATGTAGAAGCGGGTTTTGTTGGTGGAATCAATACTTTCCGGACAAAGGTTGTACAGAATTTTGGTACTGATCAATTTGAAGACGCTGCAGGTCTTATGCAGACAACAGTCACTTTTATCGTTGAAAAGGACGGTACGATTTCAAATATTAAAGCAAACGGAAAAAATGCCCAGTTTAACGCGGAAGCGGAAAAAACCGTTAAGAAAGTAAAAGGCAAATGGTCTCCTGCGAAACTGCGCGGTGAGAATGTGAGAAGCTATTTTAAATTTCCGATTTCGATGCAGTTTGAGTAG
- a CDS encoding ParA-like ATPase yields the protein MAKIIGVANQKGGVGKTTTAVNLAAALGVLEKKILLIDADPQANATSGLGIDEANFSTYNLLEHSADARKCVQKTASPNLDIIPSHIDLVAAEIELVDRENREYMLRSALKDIREDYDYIIIDCAPSLGLITINALTAADSVIIPIQCEYFALEGLGKLLNTIKNVQKIHNKDLDIEGLLLTMYDSRLRLSNQVVEEVNSHFPEMVFETIISRNVRLSEAPSFGESILNYDAESKGAIQYLQLAEEVLLKNDHLVSAKA from the coding sequence ATGGCTAAAATAATTGGCGTTGCAAATCAGAAAGGCGGTGTTGGCAAAACTACCACTGCTGTCAACTTAGCAGCCGCCCTCGGAGTTTTGGAGAAGAAAATATTGCTGATTGATGCCGATCCACAGGCAAATGCCACGTCGGGTCTGGGTATCGACGAAGCCAATTTCTCTACCTATAATCTTTTGGAACACAGTGCAGATGCCAGAAAGTGTGTGCAGAAAACCGCTTCGCCCAATTTAGATATCATTCCTTCTCACATTGATCTTGTAGCAGCCGAAATAGAACTCGTAGACCGCGAAAACCGCGAATATATGCTGCGAAGTGCTTTAAAAGATATTCGCGAAGATTACGATTATATCATTATCGACTGTGCGCCAAGTTTAGGTCTGATCACCATTAACGCGCTTACAGCGGCAGATTCGGTGATCATTCCAATACAGTGCGAGTATTTCGCGCTCGAAGGTTTGGGTAAATTGCTTAATACCATCAAAAACGTTCAGAAAATCCACAATAAAGACCTCGATATCGAGGGTTTGCTGCTCACGATGTACGATTCGCGGCTTAGACTTTCGAACCAGGTCGTAGAAGAAGTGAATTCGCATTTTCCCGAGATGGTCTTCGAAACAATCATCAGCAGAAACGTACGTTTAAGTGAGGCGCCAAGTTTCGGCGAAAGCATCTTAAACTATGATGCCGAAAGTAAAGGCGCCATACAGTATCTTCAGTTGGCCGAAGAGGTGCTGCTGAAGAATGATCATTTAGTGAGTGCAAAAGCTTAA
- a CDS encoding Chromosome (plasmid) partitioning protein ParB / Stage 0 sporulation protein J translates to MRDKKRAMGRGLGAILSAESKASVNSATDAGADRFVGNIVQVPLEDIYPNASQPRTYFDEKGLQELAQSIKNLGIIQPITLRKDGGKFEIISGERRFRASKMAGLETVPAYIRLVNDQELLEMALVENIQREDLDAIEIALTYQRLLEEIGMTQENLSQRVGKERSSITNSIRLLRLNPEVQDAIRSGEISAGHGRAIISLEGSELQNELFQKILTNKLSVRQAEEESARLKNTANTEKKPKAALPNHFRKAEKNLADILDVKVEIKAAANGKKGKIVLDFKNEQELENILSHFK, encoded by the coding sequence ATGAGAGATAAGAAAAGAGCGATGGGGCGCGGTTTAGGCGCAATTTTAAGCGCAGAATCGAAAGCCAGCGTTAACTCGGCGACTGACGCGGGAGCAGACAGATTTGTTGGAAACATCGTGCAGGTTCCGCTCGAAGATATCTACCCAAATGCCTCGCAGCCTCGTACTTATTTTGACGAAAAAGGTCTGCAGGAACTGGCTCAGTCAATTAAAAATTTAGGTATTATCCAGCCGATTACTTTAAGGAAAGACGGCGGAAAATTCGAGATTATTTCCGGTGAAAGACGTTTTCGTGCGAGTAAAATGGCAGGATTGGAAACTGTTCCCGCCTACATCCGTCTGGTAAACGACCAGGAGCTGCTAGAAATGGCTTTGGTTGAAAACATTCAGCGCGAAGATTTAGACGCTATTGAAATTGCACTTACGTATCAGCGGCTTTTGGAGGAAATTGGGATGACGCAGGAAAATCTCAGCCAGAGAGTGGGAAAGGAGCGCAGCTCAATCACCAACTCAATCCGTCTGTTGAGGTTAAATCCTGAAGTTCAGGATGCGATCCGCAGTGGCGAGATTTCTGCCGGACACGGTCGTGCGATTATCAGCCTTGAAGGTTCGGAACTGCAGAACGAACTCTTCCAGAAAATCCTCACGAACAAATTGAGCGTAAGACAGGCTGAGGAAGAATCCGCAAGATTAAAAAATACCGCCAACACAGAGAAGAAACCTAAAGCTGCCCTTCCAAACCATTTCAGGAAAGCTGAAAAAAATCTTGCTGACATCCTTGATGTAAAAGTAGAGATCAAAGCTGCGGCTAATGGCAAAAAAGGGAAAATTGTGCTCGATTTTAAAAATGAACAGGAACTTGAAAATATTCTCTCACATTTTAAATAA
- a CDS encoding Dihydrodipicolinate reductase translates to MKIALVGYGKMGRIIDGIATSRGHEIVARLNESPTPENLNNPDVVIEFSNPEVAFTNIKTCLENKIPVICGTTGWLGQKPEIERITAENSTAFLYGSNFSLGVNLFFELNEKLAALMQNLGEYNVQLEEIHHTHKKDAPSGTAISLAEGIINNTQKFDAWKLEETKGNQLGIFAVREDEVPGTHSVFYRSEVDEIEIKHTAFNRNGFALGAVVAAEWIFGKTGNFTMKDVLLDKMTND, encoded by the coding sequence ATGAAGATAGCATTGGTAGGTTACGGAAAAATGGGCAGAATCATCGATGGGATAGCCACTTCCAGAGGTCATGAAATTGTTGCACGTTTAAATGAAAGTCCGACTCCTGAAAACCTGAATAACCCTGATGTCGTGATCGAATTTTCGAATCCCGAAGTTGCATTCACTAATATCAAAACCTGCCTCGAAAATAAAATTCCTGTTATTTGCGGAACGACCGGCTGGCTCGGCCAGAAACCCGAAATTGAAAGGATTACCGCGGAAAATTCAACTGCATTTTTATACGGTTCTAATTTCAGTCTTGGCGTAAATCTTTTTTTTGAACTGAACGAAAAGCTGGCTGCGCTGATGCAAAACTTGGGTGAGTATAATGTTCAGCTTGAAGAAATTCACCATACGCATAAAAAAGATGCACCCAGTGGAACCGCAATTTCGCTGGCAGAAGGCATTATTAACAATACTCAGAAGTTCGACGCGTGGAAGCTTGAAGAAACCAAAGGGAATCAACTGGGTATATTTGCTGTTCGCGAGGATGAAGTTCCAGGGACTCACAGCGTTTTTTATCGCAGCGAGGTTGATGAGATCGAAATCAAGCACACGGCCTTCAACCGAAACGGTTTTGCGCTTGGCGCTGTTGTGGCTGCTGAGTGGATTTTCGGCAAAACCGGAAACTTCACAATGAAAGATGTACTGCTTGATAAAATGACTAACGACTGA
- a CDS encoding Signal peptidase I codes for MNYFIVYTLYVVVLSVLMGLSTWKLFKKMRYNPIFAFVPFYNYYLIQKATNHPKWWVAMAYLPIVGPIMMTVFHLFLMRHFGKTSFSQKLLTVILPFIYMAFVNYSKDADVETHDELYMTEEEKNAKKKESFVGSITFAVVFATIVHVFVTQPFGIPTGSMERTLLVGDFLFVNKWTYGFRMPMRPVAIPFLQGTIMDTGEKGNPKDDPKSYLEAVKLPYERILQFKKPQKNDIVVFNYPRDSVHTAIDRMDPYVKRCVAVAGDVIEMRGGRLFVNGKPETILGDQQMQHKFIAVTGSQLDIPALYKQYGFMPVQEMQTESGFVYDFQGLTDKTAKEIKELPQIIELKEHVWTKDSGAVSYKINAARDAFTKNIDTTQSIFPINKKWNQDWYGPLKIPKKGDVVTLNQETLPEYQWIISQYEHNTLENKNGKIFVNGRETTQYTIQQDYYMMIGDNRDASLDARFFGFVPEENIVGSPMFTWMSVEGLFADKGSSYQPDGKTIRWDRMFKATNTGEAHKTSYWWVAVLILVLFFGWDYIAGIFKKKPKED; via the coding sequence ATGAATTATTTTATTGTTTATACCCTTTACGTTGTAGTTCTGTCTGTCCTGATGGGACTTTCTACGTGGAAGCTGTTTAAGAAAATGCGTTACAATCCCATTTTTGCATTCGTTCCGTTTTATAACTATTATTTAATCCAGAAAGCGACAAACCACCCGAAATGGTGGGTGGCGATGGCCTATCTTCCTATCGTTGGTCCGATCATGATGACGGTTTTTCATCTGTTTTTAATGAGACATTTCGGTAAAACCAGTTTCTCGCAAAAGTTGCTTACTGTTATTCTTCCTTTTATTTACATGGCTTTCGTCAATTATTCAAAAGATGCAGACGTTGAGACCCATGACGAACTTTACATGACAGAAGAGGAGAAAAACGCGAAGAAAAAAGAATCTTTTGTGGGTTCCATCACTTTTGCGGTGGTTTTTGCGACCATTGTGCATGTTTTCGTAACCCAGCCTTTCGGAATTCCGACAGGTTCAATGGAAAGAACACTACTTGTGGGTGATTTCCTGTTTGTAAATAAGTGGACCTATGGCTTCAGGATGCCGATGCGCCCTGTGGCGATTCCGTTTTTGCAGGGAACCATTATGGATACAGGCGAAAAAGGCAATCCGAAAGATGATCCCAAATCATATCTCGAGGCAGTGAAATTACCGTATGAACGAATTCTGCAGTTCAAAAAACCGCAGAAAAACGATATCGTAGTCTTCAATTATCCGCGCGATTCTGTGCATACCGCAATTGACCGTATGGATCCTTATGTGAAGCGTTGTGTCGCGGTAGCGGGTGATGTTATTGAAATGCGTGGTGGACGCCTTTTCGTAAACGGAAAACCCGAAACCATTTTAGGCGACCAGCAGATGCAGCATAAATTCATCGCAGTAACCGGCAGTCAGCTTGATATTCCGGCTTTGTATAAACAGTACGGCTTTATGCCTGTGCAGGAAATGCAGACCGAATCTGGATTTGTGTACGATTTTCAGGGTTTAACAGATAAAACAGCGAAGGAAATTAAAGAACTTCCGCAAATCATCGAGCTTAAAGAGCATGTTTGGACAAAAGATTCAGGCGCCGTGTCGTACAAAATAAATGCTGCACGCGACGCTTTTACCAAAAACATAGATACCACGCAGAGCATATTCCCAATCAATAAAAAATGGAATCAGGACTGGTACGGCCCTCTTAAAATACCGAAAAAAGGCGACGTTGTTACTTTAAACCAGGAAACTTTGCCCGAATATCAGTGGATTATTTCGCAATACGAACATAATACACTCGAAAACAAAAACGGAAAAATCTTTGTAAACGGCCGCGAGACCACACAATACACCATCCAACAGGATTATTATATGATGATTGGTGACAATCGTGATGCTTCCCTGGACGCCCGCTTTTTCGGCTTTGTTCCCGAAGAAAACATTGTCGGAAGTCCGATGTTCACGTGGATGAGCGTGGAAGGATTGTTTGCTGACAAAGGTTCTTCTTATCAGCCAGACGGTAAAACAATCCGTTGGGACCGCATGTTCAAAGCCACAAACACAGGCGAAGCGCACAAAACCTCCTATTGGTGGGTTGCGGTTTTAATCCTCGTACTGTTTTTCGGTTGGGACTATATTGCCGGAATCTTTAAGAAAAAGCCGAAAGAAGATTAA